The Winogradskyella schleiferi genome has a window encoding:
- a CDS encoding DUF5522 domain-containing protein — protein MKKYVPIEDGDFYLTPEGYRCFTEQYHLKRGYCCESGCRHCPYDFNPSGSLSTGNNNFKKK, from the coding sequence ATGAAAAAATACGTCCCAATTGAAGACGGAGACTTCTATCTAACACCAGAAGGTTACCGTTGCTTTACGGAACAATACCATTTAAAACGAGGGTATTGTTGCGAAAGCGGTTGCAGACATTGTCCATATGATTTCAATCCTTCGGGTTCGCTGAGTACAGGCAACAATAATTTTAAAAAAAAGTAA
- a CDS encoding CUB domain-containing protein, with product MMKKLLSLVLFTVLIVAKLNAQGDSVANAEAFCSGGGELVFNNITGSPNLTTVGCLGSIPNAAYYFLETDRPGDLVFTISQTDLGGTPIDVDFIAWGPFASIAAADAAINLVPCTPTACPDNTIDPTFYPYASDNIVDCSYDPAPIENLSITNAMAGEIYIVLITNYDDIPGNISIQQTFGTGSTSCSGIPICGSGFYDNAGQTSDYANNEVNDTTTIFPDVAGGIVTVTFNSFDLADAGDTLAVYDGDTATTLVGTYSGTSIPGPFTSTDPSGALTFVFNSNASGVASGWDADVTCTEPPPIPVCGTTFTDSGGIGSNYSYDEYNITTFYPDSAGEVITVTFNSFDIEFIFDYMNVYDGPNTLASSLIGTFWGNELALSSITSTHPTGALTFLFSSDNIGNYPGWSADVTCAIPTSDCGITFYDTGGSSGNYANNQYNINTFYPDTPGDLVTATVNTFNVENGFDILYVVDGPNQYGTLIGSYTGTTIPTSFTSTHASGALTFVFSSDVSNVSSGWDIEITCVDPLSSCGTTFYDDGGQGGNYSNNQNDVTTTFFPDNPGDVVTATFTSFNTRLSPDNLEVFDGPDATYPSLGVYFGNITLGPFTSSDASGALTFVFNSNNSQNRAGWAADITCSTSPCNLSIRDIPNGASCNPIYTELSVSDNVVFSENFEAFGTPSGWTIDNGPNNTEWYVSNSSNAGGDANEFILAWLRGNRNSNGTWSLTSPVITINGITNLELSYYQFLEDFDFTNYPYSIFIETSLDSGPWIGQSSMTPTGDVGPNIPNIDLSTLSGTTLQIRFRMTGMPYGFFNWAIDNVLVTGDGPPSGGQITWSPLTDLFTDASLTTVYSGGFAETVFATPNSTTTYTATDTSNSCTDTVDVIIDLKTWIGGDTTAPNTDPVDWMNAGNWSGGTIPSATDCVLIPNTLNNPILYSGDNGTSLNLTINAGGILNQESNSTLTVVNNILVSTGGTYEMEDSASLIQIDNVANTVDGAFTMQRTANIIENDYVYWSSPVTAFNIEAISPGTPNGYKYRWLPTVGTRFPGPAPDFVPNDYGDWQSTNTGIMAIGKGYIVKGPTGHGGTPAPYTATFSGTPNNGFITQSIERGTYTGTPYTYIPNGSATLTVTSDDDNWNLIGNPYPSALHCIDFLTANTNVDGTAYIWTHGTDIGTGNGQSFYDEFAYSYSGADYLAVNATGNSIPETYKGFIGAGQGFFVLMLDTGLPSQVVTFENSMRNFDYRNDQFFRNTTTSDEDSDTKHRIWLDYINPSGGTNTALVGYIDGATNLKDRMFDAKITRGDGLNLYSIINDDAYIIQGRQTPFVDSDTVPLGINITQAGIQTIAINTLDGLFHETDQQIYIEDLVTGMIHNLNNAPYIFTSEIGEIEDRFILRYTTNTLGVKDIDTLNGIKVFKKEDQIVVKSDFETIKSIQVYDLLGRDLFTNTSINHSHYSIEGISPKTATLFLKIKLVDGQQKIAKLIF from the coding sequence ATGATGAAAAAATTACTTTCGTTAGTCCTATTTACAGTTTTAATAGTAGCCAAGTTAAACGCACAAGGAGATTCTGTCGCTAATGCAGAAGCCTTTTGTTCGGGTGGTGGAGAATTGGTATTTAACAATATAACTGGGTCACCTAATCTAACTACAGTTGGTTGCTTAGGCAGTATACCAAATGCCGCCTATTATTTTTTGGAAACAGATCGTCCAGGTGATTTGGTTTTTACTATATCACAAACGGATCTAGGTGGTACACCAATAGATGTAGATTTCATTGCTTGGGGACCTTTCGCGTCTATTGCTGCAGCTGACGCAGCTATTAATTTAGTACCATGTACTCCAACAGCATGTCCAGACAATACTATTGATCCAACTTTCTATCCTTACGCAAGTGACAATATAGTAGATTGTAGTTATGATCCCGCTCCAATAGAAAATTTGAGTATCACTAATGCCATGGCTGGAGAAATCTATATCGTTCTAATTACTAATTATGATGATATTCCAGGGAATATTTCTATTCAACAAACGTTTGGAACAGGTTCTACAAGTTGTAGCGGTATTCCTATTTGCGGATCGGGCTTTTATGACAACGCAGGACAAACTTCTGATTACGCTAATAATGAAGTAAACGACACCACTACGATTTTCCCTGATGTTGCTGGAGGTATAGTAACCGTGACTTTTAATTCTTTTGATTTAGCAGACGCAGGTGACACACTTGCCGTCTATGATGGAGATACCGCAACGACTTTAGTAGGAACATATTCAGGTACCTCAATCCCTGGCCCATTCACGTCGACAGATCCCTCTGGCGCATTAACCTTTGTTTTTAATAGCAACGCCTCTGGTGTTGCTTCAGGATGGGATGCCGACGTCACCTGTACGGAACCTCCACCGATTCCAGTTTGTGGAACTACATTTACAGATAGTGGAGGCATTGGAAGCAACTACTCATATGATGAATATAATATCACAACGTTTTACCCTGATTCGGCTGGCGAAGTGATTACTGTTACCTTTAATTCATTTGATATTGAATTTATTTTTGATTATATGAATGTTTATGATGGCCCAAATACATTAGCAAGTTCTTTAATTGGAACATTCTGGGGCAATGAATTGGCTTTAAGCTCAATTACATCAACGCATCCAACAGGTGCATTAACATTTCTTTTCTCTAGTGATAATATTGGCAATTATCCTGGTTGGTCCGCAGACGTTACTTGTGCCATCCCAACTTCCGATTGCGGAATAACCTTTTATGATACAGGAGGTAGCTCTGGAAATTACGCTAACAATCAATATAATATTAATACATTTTACCCAGATACTCCAGGTGACTTGGTTACTGCAACGGTTAATACTTTTAACGTAGAAAATGGTTTCGACATATTGTACGTAGTTGATGGTCCAAATCAGTATGGTACTTTAATTGGTTCATATACTGGCACCACTATTCCAACCTCGTTTACATCTACACATGCCTCAGGTGCTTTAACATTTGTTTTTTCCAGTGATGTCAGCAATGTGTCTTCAGGTTGGGATATTGAAATAACTTGTGTTGATCCGCTGAGTTCATGCGGCACAACTTTTTATGATGATGGTGGACAGGGTGGAAATTATTCTAATAATCAAAATGATGTAACTACAACCTTTTTTCCAGATAATCCTGGTGATGTTGTTACAGCTACATTTACATCGTTTAATACTAGATTATCTCCAGATAATCTTGAGGTTTTTGATGGTCCAGATGCTACATATCCTTCTTTAGGTGTCTATTTTGGAAATATAACCCTTGGGCCTTTTACTTCATCAGATGCGTCTGGTGCATTAACTTTTGTGTTTAATAGTAATAATAGTCAAAATCGAGCCGGTTGGGCAGCAGACATTACATGCAGCACGTCGCCATGTAATCTATCCATTAGGGACATTCCAAATGGAGCTTCATGTAACCCTATATACACAGAACTTTCTGTGAGTGACAACGTTGTTTTTTCTGAGAATTTTGAGGCTTTTGGTACGCCTTCGGGTTGGACTATCGACAATGGTCCTAATAATACAGAATGGTATGTTAGCAATTCATCAAATGCTGGTGGTGATGCTAATGAATTTATTTTGGCTTGGTTAAGAGGAAATCGAAATAGTAACGGAACATGGAGTTTAACAAGCCCAGTAATAACCATAAATGGAATTACAAACTTGGAATTAAGTTATTATCAATTTTTAGAAGATTTTGATTTTACGAATTATCCTTATTCAATTTTTATTGAAACATCTTTAGATAGTGGCCCATGGATTGGACAAAGTTCAATGACACCAACTGGAGATGTAGGTCCAAACATCCCAAACATTGATTTATCCACTTTATCCGGGACAACATTACAAATTCGATTTCGAATGACCGGAATGCCATATGGCTTTTTTAATTGGGCAATAGACAATGTATTGGTTACTGGAGATGGACCTCCATCTGGCGGACAAATTACTTGGTCTCCACTTACAGATTTATTTACCGATGCATCATTGACAACAGTATATTCAGGTGGATTTGCCGAAACTGTATTTGCAACCCCTAATAGCACCACAACTTATACGGCTACTGACACTTCGAATAGCTGTACGGATACCGTAGATGTCATTATAGACCTTAAAACTTGGATTGGTGGAGATACAACAGCTCCTAATACTGACCCTGTTGATTGGATGAATGCTGGCAATTGGTCCGGTGGTACTATACCCTCTGCTACAGATTGTGTGCTTATACCTAATACTTTGAATAACCCAATACTTTACTCAGGTGATAATGGAACCAGTCTAAATTTAACTATTAATGCTGGCGGCATTCTAAATCAAGAATCGAATTCCACGCTTACTGTAGTGAACAACATTTTAGTTAGTACTGGTGGCACCTATGAGATGGAAGATAGTGCGAGTTTAATACAAATAGACAATGTGGCTAACACAGTTGATGGTGCATTTACGATGCAAAGAACAGCCAACATCATAGAAAACGATTACGTGTACTGGTCGTCACCTGTAACGGCTTTTAATATTGAAGCTATTTCACCAGGAACTCCCAATGGATATAAATATAGATGGCTACCAACAGTAGGTACTCGTTTTCCTGGACCTGCACCAGATTTTGTCCCTAACGATTATGGAGATTGGCAAAGTACCAACACAGGAATCATGGCTATAGGTAAAGGCTATATTGTAAAAGGGCCTACTGGACATGGTGGCACACCTGCTCCTTACACAGCAACCTTTTCAGGAACACCAAACAACGGCTTCATCACTCAATCTATTGAAAGAGGAACGTATACTGGTACTCCCTATACGTATATTCCAAATGGGTCTGCAACACTTACCGTAACTAGTGACGATGACAACTGGAATTTAATAGGAAATCCATACCCTTCCGCCTTACATTGCATAGACTTTTTAACAGCCAATACCAATGTAGATGGTACCGCTTATATATGGACCCATGGTACGGATATTGGTACTGGAAACGGGCAATCTTTTTATGATGAATTTGCTTATTCTTACAGCGGAGCGGATTACCTGGCCGTTAATGCCACGGGAAATTCAATTCCAGAAACTTATAAAGGTTTTATTGGTGCAGGACAAGGCTTTTTTGTATTAATGTTAGATACAGGATTACCTAGTCAAGTGGTAACTTTTGAAAACAGCATGCGGAATTTCGATTATAGAAATGATCAATTCTTTAGAAACACAACCACATCTGATGAAGACTCAGATACCAAACATAGAATTTGGTTAGACTACATTAATCCTTCTGGAGGTACCAACACCGCACTGGTCGGATATATTGATGGTGCAACAAATCTGAAAGATAGAATGTTTGATGCCAAAATCACTAGAGGCGATGGTTTGAACCTTTATTCCATAATAAATGATGATGCCTATATTATTCAAGGCAGACAAACACCATTTGTAGATTCAGATACGGTTCCACTAGGCATTAATATTACCCAAGCCGGCATACAGACCATAGCCATTAATACATTAGACGGATTATTCCATGAAACAGACCAACAAATTTATATTGAAGATCTCGTCACAGGAATGATACATAATCTTAATAACGCTCCCTACATATTTACAAGTGAAATCGGCGAAATAGAAGATCGATTTATCCTAAGATATACAACAAATACACTTGGTGTAAAAGATATAGATACTTTAAACGGCATCAAAGTATTTAAGAAAGAGGATCAAATTGTAGTTAAATCTGATTTTGAAACTATTAAGTCCATTCAGGTTTACGATCTATTAGGCAGAGATCTTTTTACCAATACCTCAATCAACCATAGTCATTATTCAATTGAAGGTATCAGCCCAAAAACAGCAACCTTATTCTTAAAAATAAAATTAGTCGATGGCCAACAAAAAATAGCTAAGCTAATTTTCTAA